From Elephas maximus indicus isolate mEleMax1 chromosome 1, mEleMax1 primary haplotype, whole genome shotgun sequence, a single genomic window includes:
- the LOC126076283 gene encoding olfactory receptor 2H1-like: MKGTNVSTPAGFILLGFSDQPQLEMVLLPVISVIYILTLMGNTAIILVSYLNPKLHTPMYFFLSNLSFLDLCFTTSVVPQMLWNLKGPEKTISYTGCVIQLYIALGLGSTECILLTVMAYDRFSAICRPLHYGIIMHPKLLWQLAAVAWISSFVGSTVQTILVFQLPLCSHHTMDDFMCEAPALIKIACVDTTFLENELSIASVLYVVIPLGLILVSYGCIVRSVLRIKSAEGRRKAFGTCGSHMIVVLLFFGTLISVYIQPNSKYTQKHSKLLTLFYTVVTPSLNPLIYTLRNKEAKWALKRLLTSDLR; encoded by the coding sequence ATGAAAGGGACAAATGTTAGCACCCCAGCAGGTTTCATCTTACTGGGCTTTTCTGACCAGCCTCAGTTGGAGATGGTTCTCCTTCCAGTCATCTCTGTCATATACATTCTGACACTGATGGGGAACACAGCCATCATACTGGTCTCATACTTGAACCCCAaactccacacacccatgtacttcttcctctctaaTCTCTCCTTCCTGGACCTCTGTTTCACTACCAGTGTTGTCCCACAGATGCTTTGGAATCTCAAGGGCCCTGAGAAGACCATTAGCTACACTGGTTGTGTGATCCAACTATACATTGCTTTGGGGCTGGGCTCCACGGAGTGTATCCTACTAACTGttatggcctatgaccgcttcaGTGCTATCTGTCGACCCCTTCACTATGGGATCATCATGCACCCCAAGCTTCTTTGGCAACTAGCAGCTGTGGCCTGGATCAGTAGTTTTGTGGGGTCCACAGTTCAGACGATTCTTGTTTTCCAGTTGCCCCTCTGCAGCCACCACACAATGGATGATTTCATGTGTGAGGCGCCCGCCCTTATTAAAATTGCCTGTGTGGACACAACCTTCCTGGAAAATGAGCTCTCCATAGCTAGTGTCCTCTATGTGGTTATACCTCTGGGACTTATTTTGGTCTCCTATGGCTGCATTGTGAGGAGTGTGCTGAGGATAAAATCAGCTGAAGGCAGAAGAAAAGCATTTGGGACCTGTGGGTCTCACATGATTGTTGTGCTTTTGTTCTTTGGAACTCTAATTTCTGTCTACATACAACCCAATAGCAAGTACACACAGAAGCACAGTAAACTCCTCACCCTCTTCTATACTGTAGTGACTCCCTCACTTAATCCTTTAATCTACACCTTGAGAAACAAAGAGGCTAAATGGGCTTTGAAAAGGCTGCTGACAAGTGACCTGAGATAG